The Thermococcus sp. CX2 genome includes a window with the following:
- a CDS encoding transcription initiation factor IIB translates to MSKRRVCPVCGSMEFIYDPGRGEVICKVCGYVIEENVIDMGPEWRAFDASQREKRARVGAPESILLHDKGLSTDIGVDRNLSGLMREKMYRLRKWQSRLRVSDAAERNLAFALSELDRIASQLKLPRHVEEEAARLYREAVRKGLIRGRSIESVIAACVYAACRLLKVPRTLDEIADISRVDKKEIGRSFRFIARNLNLTPKKLFVKPTDYVNKFADELGLSERVRRRAIAILEEAYDRGLTSGKSPAGLVAAALYIAGLLEDEKRTQREVAEVARVTEVTVRNRYKELVEKLNLKIPV, encoded by the coding sequence GTGAGCAAGCGTAGGGTCTGCCCGGTCTGCGGTTCGATGGAGTTCATCTACGACCCGGGTAGGGGCGAGGTCATTTGTAAGGTTTGCGGTTACGTTATTGAGGAAAACGTCATCGATATGGGTCCAGAGTGGCGCGCTTTTGATGCATCTCAGAGGGAGAAGAGGGCTCGCGTCGGTGCTCCCGAGAGCATTCTCCTCCACGATAAAGGCCTTTCCACTGACATAGGTGTCGACAGGAACCTCTCGGGTCTTATGCGTGAGAAGATGTACCGCCTGAGGAAGTGGCAGTCCAGGCTGAGGGTTAGCGACGCTGCCGAGCGTAACTTGGCTTTTGCCCTGAGTGAGCTCGACAGGATAGCCTCCCAGCTTAAACTTCCAAGACATGTCGAGGAGGAGGCCGCAAGACTCTACCGTGAGGCAGTGAGAAAGGGTCTCATAAGGGGCCGCTCGATTGAGAGCGTTATAGCAGCGTGTGTTTACGCCGCCTGCAGGTTGCTTAAGGTCCCCAGGACGCTCGACGAGATAGCGGACATCTCCCGCGTCGACAAGAAGGAGATAGGCAGGAGCTTCCGTTTTATAGCGAGGAACCTCAACTTGACACCTAAAAAGCTCTTTGTCAAGCCCACTGACTACGTTAACAAGTTCGCCGATGAACTGGGTCTGAGCGAGAGGGTCAGGAGGAGGGCCATAGCCATACTCGAGGAGGCCTATGATAGGGGCCTCACGAGCGGAAAGAGCCCTGCTGGACTGGTCGCGGCGGCGCTATATATCGCTGGCCTGCTAGAGGATGAGAAGAGAACCCAGAGGGAAGTGGCCGAAGTAGCCCGCGTTACGGAGGTCACCGTTAGGAACCGCTACAAGGAGCTCGTCGAGAAGCTGAACCTGAAGATTCCGGTTTGA
- the fen gene encoding flap endonuclease-1 — translation MGVQIGELLPRKEIELENLYGRKVAIDALNAIYQFLSTIRQRDGTPLMDSQGRITSHLSGLFYRTINLMEAGIKPAYVFDGKPPDFKRKELEKRREAREEAEEKWHEALERGDLEEAKKYAQRATRVNEGLINDAKKLLELMGIPVVQAPSEGEAQAAYMAAKKKVYASASQDYDSLLFGAPKLVRNLTITGRRKLPGKNVYVEVTPELIVLEEVLKELGIDREKLIEMAILVGTDYNPGGIKGIGPKKALTIVKRTKDPLKTYQKESEIDLYAIKEFFLNPPVTDEFKLEWRMPDEEGILKFLCDEHDFSEERVKNGLERLKKAIKAGKQSTLESWFGRR, via the coding sequence ATGGGAGTACAGATCGGTGAGCTCCTTCCAAGGAAAGAAATCGAGCTGGAGAACCTCTACGGGAGAAAGGTAGCCATCGATGCCCTCAACGCGATTTACCAGTTCCTCTCAACCATTCGCCAGAGGGATGGGACCCCGCTGATGGATTCCCAGGGCAGAATAACCTCCCACCTGTCGGGACTCTTCTACCGCACGATAAACCTCATGGAAGCGGGGATAAAGCCTGCCTACGTCTTCGACGGAAAGCCACCGGACTTCAAAAGGAAGGAGCTCGAGAAGAGAAGGGAAGCGAGAGAAGAGGCAGAGGAGAAGTGGCACGAGGCCCTTGAGAGGGGCGACCTTGAAGAGGCCAAGAAGTACGCCCAGAGGGCAACGCGCGTCAATGAGGGGTTGATAAACGACGCCAAGAAGCTTCTCGAACTGATGGGCATCCCAGTAGTTCAGGCCCCAAGCGAAGGCGAAGCTCAAGCGGCCTACATGGCGGCGAAGAAGAAGGTCTACGCCTCCGCTAGTCAGGACTACGATTCTCTCCTCTTCGGTGCGCCCAAGCTCGTGAGGAACCTCACAATAACAGGAAGGAGAAAGCTCCCCGGGAAAAACGTTTACGTGGAGGTCACGCCCGAACTCATCGTTCTTGAGGAGGTCTTGAAGGAGCTTGGCATCGACAGGGAAAAGCTGATTGAGATGGCAATCCTAGTCGGAACCGACTACAATCCGGGCGGAATCAAGGGCATAGGACCCAAAAAAGCCCTGACTATAGTCAAACGCACCAAAGATCCGCTCAAGACGTACCAGAAGGAAAGCGAGATTGACCTCTACGCAATAAAGGAGTTCTTCCTCAATCCGCCTGTTACCGACGAGTTCAAGTTAGAGTGGAGGATGCCCGACGAGGAGGGCATCTTAAAGTTCCTCTGCGACGAGCACGACTTCAGCGAGGAGCGCGTTAAGAACGGCTTAGAGAGACTGAAAAAGGCAATAAAAGCGGGGAAGCAGTCCACGCTCGAGAGCTGGTTCGGGAGGAGGTGA
- a CDS encoding phosphate-starvation-inducible PsiE family protein yields MKMTRIENEKTAQYTQVHKLFRKVLEISFDFVVMMFLFFILYLTVYSIYLNFKLTYRATEPKLLIANVLVTIILIETYRILIIYLRQHRVSLTHILEVGIVALIQKLIVASDFEHMDSFKLLSIAALLFVLGYLYTKVGED; encoded by the coding sequence ATGAAGATGACGAGGATTGAAAACGAGAAGACGGCCCAGTACACACAGGTGCACAAGCTCTTCAGAAAGGTGCTGGAGATTAGCTTCGACTTCGTGGTGATGATGTTCCTCTTTTTCATACTGTACCTCACCGTGTACTCCATATACCTCAACTTCAAGCTGACCTATAGGGCGACCGAACCGAAGCTTCTGATAGCCAACGTTCTGGTCACCATAATCCTGATAGAGACCTACCGCATCCTCATAATCTACCTCAGACAGCACCGTGTGAGTCTAACCCACATCCTCGAGGTCGGTATAGTGGCCCTGATTCAGAAGCTCATCGTGGCGTCAGATTTCGAGCACATGGATTCGTTTAAGCTATTATCCATAGCAGCCCTGCTGTTCGTTTTGGGCTATCTCTACACCAAGGTAGGTGAGGACTAA
- the acs gene encoding acetate--CoA ligase alpha subunit produces the protein MSLEALFRPKSIAVIGASEKPGKIGYAIMKNLVEYGYEGKIYPVNVKGVEIEINGRKFKSYKSILDIPDDVDMAVVVVPAKFVPQVVEECGKKGVKVLPIISSGFGELGEEGKKIERQLVEIANKYGMRILGPNIFGVVYTPAKMNATFGPTDVMPGNLALISQSGALGIALMGWTILEKVGLSAVVSVGNKSDIDDADLLEFFKTDDNTKAILIYMEGVKDGRRFMEVAKEVSMEKPIIIIKAGRSERGAKAAASHTGSLAGADKIYEAAFKQSGVLRALTIGEAFDWARTLSNLPEPEGENLVILTNGGGIGVMATDAAEEEGLHLYDNLEDLKVFANHMPPFGSYKNPVDLTGMAGAEAYEGAIRDALANPNMHSIAVLYCQTAVLDPRDLAKIVIREYNESGRKKPLVVAIVGGIEAKEAIDMLNEEGIPAYPEPERAIKALAALYRWSRWKKIQKEE, from the coding sequence ATGAGTTTGGAGGCACTTTTCAGACCAAAAAGCATCGCCGTCATTGGGGCCTCGGAGAAGCCGGGCAAGATAGGATACGCAATTATGAAGAACCTCGTTGAGTACGGCTACGAGGGCAAAATCTACCCGGTTAACGTCAAGGGCGTTGAAATCGAGATAAATGGCAGGAAGTTCAAGTCATACAAGAGCATCCTCGATATTCCTGATGACGTCGATATGGCTGTCGTAGTTGTTCCCGCCAAGTTTGTCCCGCAGGTCGTCGAGGAGTGCGGCAAGAAGGGCGTTAAAGTTCTCCCCATCATAAGCTCTGGCTTCGGCGAGCTCGGCGAGGAGGGCAAGAAGATCGAGAGGCAGCTCGTGGAGATCGCCAACAAGTACGGCATGAGAATCCTTGGCCCGAACATCTTCGGCGTCGTCTACACTCCAGCCAAGATGAACGCCACCTTTGGCCCAACCGACGTCATGCCAGGTAACCTCGCCCTCATCAGCCAGAGCGGTGCCCTTGGAATAGCCCTCATGGGCTGGACCATCCTCGAGAAGGTCGGCCTTTCAGCGGTTGTCAGCGTTGGAAACAAGAGCGACATCGACGACGCCGACCTGCTTGAGTTCTTCAAGACCGACGACAACACCAAGGCTATACTCATCTACATGGAGGGCGTCAAGGACGGAAGGCGCTTCATGGAGGTTGCCAAGGAGGTCAGCATGGAGAAGCCGATTATCATCATCAAGGCCGGAAGGAGCGAGCGCGGTGCTAAAGCTGCAGCTTCCCACACTGGCTCGCTCGCCGGTGCCGACAAGATATACGAGGCCGCCTTCAAGCAGAGCGGTGTTCTGAGGGCCTTAACCATCGGCGAGGCCTTCGACTGGGCGAGAACGCTGAGCAACCTGCCCGAGCCAGAGGGCGAGAACCTCGTCATACTCACCAACGGCGGTGGAATTGGAGTTATGGCCACCGACGCCGCTGAGGAAGAGGGTCTGCACCTCTACGACAACCTGGAAGACCTGAAGGTCTTCGCCAACCACATGCCGCCCTTCGGTTCCTACAAGAACCCGGTTGACCTCACCGGTATGGCCGGCGCGGAGGCCTACGAGGGTGCCATAAGGGACGCCCTGGCGAACCCGAACATGCACAGCATTGCTGTGCTCTACTGCCAGACGGCCGTGCTTGACCCGAGGGATCTCGCCAAGATAGTCATCCGCGAGTACAACGAGAGCGGCAGGAAGAAGCCACTCGTCGTTGCCATCGTCGGCGGCATAGAGGCCAAGGAAGCCATAGACATGCTCAACGAGGAGGGCATTCCAGCCTACCCAGAGCCGGAGAGGGCGATAAAGGCCCTCGCTGCCCTCTACCGCTGGAGCCGCTGGAAGAAGATACAGAAGGAGGAGTGA